A part of Paenibacillus sp. sptzw28 genomic DNA contains:
- a CDS encoding X2-like carbohydrate binding domain-containing protein yields the protein MTRKLINKLCILVLTAIITGTSLAQMTPKANAAGSEAYTWRNVNTGAGGGFIPGIIFNTKEQNLIYARTDIGGLYRWNQTDQSWTPLLDFVGTSDWSKLGVDALATDPVDPNRLYIAAGTYTNEWDPNNGYIMRSTDKGNTWQSTQLPFKVGGNMPGRSIGERLAIDPNKNNILYFGARSGNGLWKSTDYGATWNKVTSFTNTGTYVENPSNSYQGDIMGLAWITFDPSTGTSGNATQTIYVGVADKGNSIYRSADGGATWSAVPGQPTGFLPHHGVLSSNGNLYVTYSDGIGPYDGAKGDVWKLNTATGAWTNISPVPSSSSDNSFGYGGLAVDAQHPDTLMVAALNLWWPDTQIFRSTDGGATWTRAWDWGAYPNRTFRYTQDISAAPWLDWGATPSLPEVSPKLGWMVGDLEIDPFNSNRMMYGTGATLYGTNNLTTWDSGGQINISVMAKGIEEMAVLDLISPPSGAPLISAVGDVSGFRHDDLTVAPTKMLINPDSTTSLDYAELNPSFIARVGKANYSANSNAKSIALSSDGGTTWSNPSSEPSGTTGGGMIAVAADGSSLVWKTQDIGVFYSKTGGSSWTASSGVPANAEIAADRVNKNKFYAYSGGSFYISADGGATFTQTSAAGLPVQGALNFKAIPGVEGDIWLAGGSDETGPYGLWHSTDSGASFTKLADVEKADVVGFGKAAPGKTYMSLYVSAQIDSVRGIFRSDDAGATWVRVNDDQHQYGVLNSAITGDPKVYGRVYVGTNGRGIVYGDPAVGSTPIMNSSITPTTATFSKKRPSDIQVTMTLNGNTLLGLKNGTASLAMGTDFTVSGNTVTISKSYLGNQPLGTTSLTFDFSAGTDPVLAVSIVR from the coding sequence ATGACACGAAAGCTGATCAACAAGCTTTGCATCCTGGTGCTTACCGCAATTATTACGGGCACATCTTTAGCCCAAATGACGCCGAAGGCGAATGCGGCAGGCAGCGAAGCTTATACGTGGCGTAATGTTAACACGGGAGCCGGCGGAGGCTTTATACCCGGCATTATCTTCAACACGAAAGAGCAGAATTTGATCTACGCCAGAACGGATATCGGAGGGTTATACCGCTGGAATCAGACCGACCAAAGCTGGACTCCGCTGCTTGATTTTGTGGGAACAAGCGACTGGTCGAAATTAGGCGTCGACGCACTGGCGACCGACCCTGTCGATCCAAACCGGTTATATATTGCCGCAGGTACCTACACGAACGAATGGGATCCCAACAACGGGTATATCATGCGTTCGACCGATAAAGGAAACACCTGGCAATCGACACAGCTGCCCTTCAAGGTCGGCGGCAATATGCCCGGACGCTCCATAGGGGAACGTCTTGCGATCGACCCGAACAAGAACAACATTCTTTACTTTGGGGCCCGAAGCGGCAACGGTCTGTGGAAGAGTACCGACTACGGGGCAACATGGAATAAAGTGACGAGCTTTACGAATACGGGTACTTATGTTGAGAACCCCTCCAACAGCTATCAAGGTGATATTATGGGTCTGGCATGGATCACGTTCGATCCTAGCACCGGCACTTCCGGCAATGCAACCCAGACCATCTACGTCGGAGTAGCGGATAAAGGGAACAGCATCTACCGGAGTGCGGACGGCGGGGCTACCTGGTCGGCGGTTCCCGGCCAACCAACAGGATTCCTGCCGCATCATGGCGTGTTGTCCTCGAATGGGAACCTGTACGTTACATACAGCGACGGCATCGGTCCTTATGACGGCGCCAAGGGCGATGTATGGAAGCTCAATACAGCGACCGGAGCATGGACCAATATCAGCCCGGTTCCAAGCAGCAGCAGCGACAACAGCTTCGGTTACGGGGGTCTTGCGGTTGACGCGCAGCACCCGGATACGTTAATGGTCGCGGCCTTGAATCTCTGGTGGCCGGACACGCAAATTTTCCGCAGCACCGACGGAGGCGCGACCTGGACCCGGGCTTGGGACTGGGGGGCTTATCCGAACCGCACCTTCCGATACACGCAGGATATATCAGCAGCGCCTTGGCTGGATTGGGGCGCAACCCCCTCGCTGCCGGAAGTGTCTCCGAAGCTGGGCTGGATGGTCGGGGATCTGGAAATCGACCCGTTCAACTCGAACCGGATGATGTACGGCACAGGCGCTACGCTTTACGGCACCAATAATCTAACAACCTGGGACAGCGGCGGCCAAATCAACATTTCCGTGATGGCTAAAGGAATTGAGGAGATGGCCGTGCTCGACCTGATCAGTCCACCGTCAGGCGCACCTCTGATCAGCGCGGTAGGAGACGTTTCCGGCTTCCGCCACGATGATTTGACGGTCGCTCCAACGAAGATGTTGATCAATCCGGATAGTACAACAAGCCTCGATTATGCAGAGCTAAACCCAAGCTTTATCGCGCGGGTAGGCAAAGCGAATTATTCTGCCAACTCGAACGCCAAATCGATCGCACTTTCGAGTGACGGCGGGACGACCTGGTCCAACCCGTCTTCGGAACCAAGCGGCACGACAGGCGGAGGCATGATTGCAGTTGCAGCCGACGGCAGCTCCCTGGTCTGGAAAACGCAGGATATCGGCGTATTCTACTCGAAGACGGGTGGAAGCTCCTGGACGGCAAGCTCTGGCGTACCCGCCAACGCGGAAATCGCGGCCGACCGCGTGAACAAAAATAAGTTCTATGCATATTCTGGTGGAAGTTTCTATATCAGCGCCGACGGCGGCGCCACTTTTACGCAAACCTCGGCTGCAGGCTTGCCAGTCCAAGGAGCGCTGAACTTCAAGGCTATTCCGGGTGTGGAGGGCGATATCTGGCTTGCTGGCGGCAGTGATGAAACCGGCCCATACGGCCTCTGGCACTCAACTGACTCCGGCGCTTCATTCACGAAGCTGGCAGATGTCGAGAAGGCCGATGTGGTAGGGTTTGGCAAGGCGGCGCCGGGTAAAACGTATATGTCGCTGTACGTATCGGCCCAAATCGATAGCGTAAGAGGCATTTTCCGTTCAGACGACGCAGGTGCCACATGGGTTCGCGTCAACGACGACCAGCATCAGTACGGCGTATTGAACAGCGCGATTACGGGCGATCCGAAAGTTTACGGCAGGGTATACGTAGGCACGAACGGTCGGGGTATCGTATACGGCGATCCCGCCGTGGGCAGTACTCCGATAATGAATTCAAGCATTACGCCGACAACGGCGACATTCTCCAAGAAAAGACCATCTGACATTCAGGTTACCATGACGCTCAATGGTAATACATTGCTCGGCCTCAAGAACGGAACCGCATCGCTTGCAATGGGAACAGATTTCACCGTTTCGGGCAATACGGTAACGATTTCGAAGAGCTATCTGGGCAATCAGCCATTGGGTACGACGAGCTTAACGTTCGATTTCAGCGCGGGGACAGATCCCGTCTTAGCAGTATCCATCGTGCGGTAG
- a CDS encoding HEAT repeat domain-containing protein, translating into MRKQSNDSPKVAKDHSFSLEIKPQTFSFKGSPDNPLNEKVTETVNRMGGVGADAEIKYRKSLTELSRSAKEVASIVAAEYGHLSSDQYLDRWSLVQLLSDLNEPSALSALEPILSSPIPPERSEDPHSLSTVGEEVIIRTTAVEAVTRLAAKGDVCARELLLKYSTHDNFSIKRAAIQGYLTYGGKDARETLLKTIDEKDRHIMDIQRTDVRRVPQAQGGLHIVNRDKDELPPPADPDRNHL; encoded by the coding sequence GTGCGAAAACAGAGTAACGATTCCCCGAAAGTAGCAAAAGATCATTCTTTCAGCCTCGAGATAAAACCGCAAACCTTCAGCTTCAAGGGCAGCCCCGACAATCCCCTTAACGAGAAGGTTACCGAGACGGTCAACAGGATGGGAGGAGTAGGAGCCGATGCGGAAATCAAATACCGCAAATCACTCACCGAGCTGTCTCGTTCGGCAAAAGAGGTTGCCTCCATTGTCGCTGCCGAGTATGGTCATCTGTCGTCCGACCAGTATTTGGACCGGTGGTCGTTGGTGCAGCTATTGTCGGATCTGAACGAACCCTCCGCTTTATCCGCGCTTGAGCCTATTCTCAGCTCCCCCATTCCGCCGGAGAGATCGGAGGACCCTCATAGTCTGAGCACAGTCGGGGAAGAAGTCATAATCCGGACTACTGCGGTGGAAGCCGTTACCCGATTAGCGGCGAAGGGTGATGTATGCGCAAGGGAATTATTGCTTAAGTATTCAACCCATGACAATTTCTCGATCAAGAGAGCCGCAATCCAGGGCTATTTAACGTATGGCGGCAAAGATGCCCGCGAAACACTGTTAAAAACCATAGATGAGAAAGACCGCCATATCATGGACATCCAGCGTACCGACGTAAGGCGTGTTCCGCAAGCGCAAGGCGGACTCCATATTGTAAACCGCGATAAAGACGAACTGCCGCCGCCGGCCGACCCGGACAGGAACCATTTATAA
- a CDS encoding cysteine hydrolase family protein translates to MKSDTALLVIDVQIGMFPEQDPVYDGEGLLRRISGLIKKARACDVPVIYVQHNEGEGEPLETNSHGWNIHPMIAPASGDIVIQKHTPDSFHETNLQHELTRLGIKKVVLTGIQTDLCVDATCRQASKLGYEVIVAGDAHSTWGQGNQSAPQLIERYNGMFRSFADIRNASDVEFCIE, encoded by the coding sequence ATGAAATCGGATACGGCTCTGCTGGTAATTGATGTTCAAATAGGAATGTTCCCTGAGCAAGACCCTGTGTACGATGGTGAAGGTTTACTTCGGCGTATAAGTGGGCTGATTAAGAAAGCTAGAGCGTGCGATGTTCCCGTTATATATGTTCAACACAACGAAGGCGAAGGAGAACCGCTGGAAACAAATAGTCATGGTTGGAATATTCATCCCATGATCGCTCCTGCTTCGGGAGACATCGTCATTCAAAAGCATACCCCCGACTCGTTCCATGAAACGAATCTTCAACACGAATTGACGAGGCTTGGGATTAAGAAGGTAGTTTTAACGGGTATTCAAACGGATTTGTGTGTCGATGCGACATGCCGCCAAGCCAGTAAGTTAGGATATGAAGTCATCGTCGCAGGGGACGCTCACAGCACATGGGGCCAAGGTAATCAAAGCGCACCTCAACTGATAGAGCGCTACAACGGTATGTTTCGGTCGTTTGCTGACATCCGGAATGCATCGGATGTCGAATTTTGCATAGAGTAA
- a CDS encoding nucleotidyltransferase domain-containing protein, with protein sequence MFNVFDVSDALVNHIRTSYPDDIAIIAYYGSYAQGTATKRSDLDFFFIPATSRGYRASIQFIVNEISFDFWPISWERAENMAALKEPNTTIIADCHLLYVRSDGDQARFMKLRDKIRDMCDPKNGRLLTERAETLLCDANTHLNKMSSSNDNDMTFFRLEAHAVLTKVLESLALLNETYYTAGWGKNMDQILLLPFKPARVEMLVDKIIKAQEASTARQACEELLSEALKLVLIKKETYATASSYPDRMLGFYEEVKGVLDKVASACERNDYSTAYYWAIGVQDEIARFLYFAEKGQWPGQLDDASAYHAFYNQFQFPDLIKLLNPDDLTPLLKAVGNLNYLLERHLKKHEVKINRFETIREFEAFLNDRKE encoded by the coding sequence TTGTTCAATGTATTTGACGTTTCTGATGCGTTGGTGAACCATATTCGTACAAGCTATCCGGATGATATTGCGATCATTGCTTACTATGGGTCATATGCCCAAGGAACGGCCACAAAACGGTCAGACCTGGACTTCTTCTTCATCCCGGCAACATCAAGAGGTTACCGCGCAAGCATCCAGTTCATCGTGAATGAGATTAGCTTCGACTTCTGGCCTATAAGCTGGGAACGGGCTGAAAATATGGCTGCATTGAAGGAACCGAATACGACAATCATCGCTGATTGCCACCTGCTCTATGTTCGTTCCGACGGTGATCAAGCTCGCTTCATGAAGCTGAGAGACAAGATCAGGGATATGTGCGATCCAAAGAATGGACGATTGTTGACAGAGAGGGCGGAAACGTTGCTTTGCGATGCCAATACTCATCTAAATAAGATGAGCAGCAGCAACGATAACGATATGACCTTCTTTCGTTTGGAAGCTCACGCAGTTTTGACGAAAGTTCTCGAGAGCCTTGCTCTGCTGAACGAGACCTATTACACAGCAGGCTGGGGTAAAAACATGGATCAGATTTTGCTGCTTCCATTCAAACCGGCGCGCGTTGAAATGCTTGTTGATAAAATTATAAAAGCACAGGAAGCTTCAACGGCCCGGCAGGCTTGCGAAGAGCTGCTGAGCGAAGCACTTAAACTTGTTTTGATTAAAAAGGAAACCTATGCCACCGCCTCTTCGTACCCAGACAGAATGTTGGGTTTTTACGAAGAGGTAAAGGGGGTATTGGACAAGGTTGCGTCGGCCTGTGAAAGGAACGATTATTCAACTGCCTACTACTGGGCTATCGGTGTGCAGGATGAAATCGCCCGATTTCTTTATTTCGCTGAAAAGGGGCAGTGGCCGGGCCAATTAGATGATGCTTCGGCCTACCATGCATTCTACAATCAGTTCCAGTTTCCCGATCTTATTAAGCTTCTTAATCCTGACGACTTAACTCCTTTACTAAAGGCTGTTGGAAATCTGAACTACCTATTAGAACGTCATCTCAAAAAACATGAAGTCAAAATCAACCGGTTTGAAACGATCCGGGAATTCGAAGCGTTTCTTAATGATAGAAAAGAGTAA
- a CDS encoding VOC family protein, with translation MNGKAGLIHHIEINVSNLERSSEFWGWFLNEIGYELFQKWDEGISWKLGDTYLVFVQTGDRYLNDSFHRCRIGLNHLAFHAESRQQVDVITEKLRSRGTGILYQANHPYAGGKNHYAVFFEDPDRVKVELVAPPDS, from the coding sequence ATGAATGGAAAAGCAGGACTCATTCACCATATAGAAATCAATGTTTCAAATTTGGAGCGTTCTTCTGAATTTTGGGGATGGTTTCTGAACGAAATCGGTTATGAACTGTTTCAGAAATGGGATGAAGGCATAAGTTGGAAGCTTGGAGATACATATCTTGTCTTCGTTCAGACAGGCGATAGGTACCTCAATGATTCTTTTCATAGATGTCGTATAGGATTGAACCATTTGGCTTTCCACGCCGAATCGCGTCAACAAGTCGATGTTATAACTGAGAAGTTACGTTCTCGAGGGACCGGGATTTTATACCAAGCCAATCATCCATATGCAGGAGGCAAGAACCATTACGCAGTATTCTTTGAGGATCCGGATCGGGTTAAGGTTGAACTAGTTGCTCCTCCTGATAGTTAG
- a CDS encoding VOC family protein, with product MLSKKTNNADVSGYCCMRFPVTDLKTSVDFYCNVLGYELNSADFQFGEAHVALKNGNGPSIFLMETKPEEVTQLKFVFPRSFFITSSTGHVTMVEMLTNNLLALHERIKQAGAHIDQEPVFTNDFGYFTFYDPDGHYIRAVEEKACISTCNKE from the coding sequence ATGTTGAGCAAAAAAACGAATAATGCGGATGTGAGCGGTTACTGTTGCATGAGATTTCCAGTCACGGATTTGAAAACGTCGGTAGATTTTTATTGCAATGTGTTGGGCTATGAATTGAATTCGGCAGATTTTCAGTTTGGGGAGGCACATGTTGCATTGAAAAATGGAAACGGGCCGAGTATTTTTTTGATGGAAACCAAACCGGAAGAGGTCACACAATTGAAGTTTGTATTTCCTCGTTCATTCTTTATCACAAGCAGCACGGGGCACGTGACGATGGTTGAGATGTTGACGAATAATTTGCTTGCTTTGCATGAACGGATTAAACAAGCTGGAGCCCATATTGATCAAGAACCTGTATTTACTAATGATTTTGGTTATTTCACCTTTTATGATCCGGATGGGCACTATATTCGGGCGGTCGAAGAAAAGGCGTGTATATCGACTTGTAACAAAGAATGA
- a CDS encoding helix-turn-helix domain-containing protein, which produces MSEWLSGYRVSACRDELIELTLDYIRDHISSISVEGLVAAFHISERQLQKRFARVVGMPPQLYIRLRRVNEALRLMHSGQFERLSDVAYALNYYDQSHFIRDMKLFSWVSPKHIAMKVSEFHSDLAGSSYL; this is translated from the coding sequence GTGTCCGAGTGGTTATCCGGGTATCGTGTTTCAGCTTGCAGGGACGAGCTCATCGAGTTGACGCTGGATTATATTCGCGATCATATCTCGAGTATTTCAGTGGAGGGGCTGGTAGCTGCTTTTCATATTTCGGAGCGGCAATTACAGAAGAGATTCGCCCGTGTCGTAGGCATGCCGCCGCAATTGTACATAAGGTTAAGGCGCGTCAATGAAGCATTACGATTGATGCATTCAGGGCAGTTCGAACGATTGTCCGACGTCGCCTATGCGCTGAACTATTACGATCAGTCTCATTTTATACGCGATATGAAGTTGTTCTCCTGGGTAAGCCCGAAACATATAGCGATGAAGGTTAGTGAATTTCATAGTGACCTGGCCGGGTCCTCATACTTGTAG
- a CDS encoding dihydrofolate reductase family protein, translating into MSKIKMLNRISIDGYFASPTEASFGMDWFIHDPEVDKAAHLIGGKMDTLILGGTTYRGFERSWVPVLNDSHAPKHLKEIAEELTDMTKVVFSTTIKSSNWKNTQIFDGNLIEVVRQLKEDAGSDILVLGSGSIIQQLAEEGLIDEFIFIVTPVVSGGGKPLFLNVGQFGLTLMEAKAFDSGNVVLHYEHRK; encoded by the coding sequence ATGAGCAAAATTAAAATGTTGAACCGAATATCGATCGACGGTTACTTTGCTAGCCCCACTGAAGCCAGTTTTGGTATGGATTGGTTTATTCATGACCCAGAGGTAGACAAAGCAGCGCATTTAATCGGCGGCAAGATGGACACGCTTATCCTCGGAGGCACGACTTATCGTGGATTTGAACGCTCCTGGGTGCCTGTTCTGAATGATTCCCATGCGCCCAAACATTTGAAGGAGATCGCTGAAGAGTTAACCGACATGACTAAAGTCGTTTTCTCCACAACAATCAAAAGTTCGAATTGGAAAAACACACAAATCTTCGATGGCAACCTGATTGAAGTCGTGCGACAATTAAAAGAAGACGCTGGCTCTGATATACTCGTGCTGGGCAGCGGCTCCATCATACAGCAGCTTGCGGAAGAAGGTTTGATTGACGAGTTTATATTTATCGTCACTCCCGTTGTTTCAGGTGGAGGCAAGCCTCTATTTCTGAATGTCGGTCAGTTTGGACTCACTCTGATGGAAGCGAAAGCGTTCGATTCCGGAAACGTCGTGCTCCACTACGAGCATAGGAAGTAG
- a CDS encoding collagen-like protein codes for MSLLSCPDRKKRFKKKTVKRRRHWVNKKVIKKQCPCPPPTGQQLLQGLAGAIAEAGPGGLAGALGPQGQAGLVGAIGALGPEGFAGALGPRGLAGLAGAIGAIGPEGLAGALGPQGLAGLTGAIGAAGPEGGVLGFADFFALMPPDNAATVAPDTDVSFPQDGPNSGTEITRVNASSFNLAAIGTYQVLFQVGVNEPGQLILTLNGADLPYTVVGRATGTSQIVGMALVQTSVINSVLTVRNPAGNAAALTITPLAGGTRSVSAHLVITQIA; via the coding sequence GTGTCATTGTTGAGTTGTCCGGATAGAAAAAAACGGTTTAAAAAGAAAACCGTAAAGAGACGTCGTCATTGGGTTAATAAAAAAGTTATTAAAAAACAATGCCCGTGTCCCCCGCCTACTGGACAGCAATTACTTCAAGGACTTGCGGGAGCAATTGCAGAAGCTGGACCCGGAGGACTTGCAGGCGCACTTGGACCCCAAGGACAAGCAGGACTTGTGGGAGCGATTGGCGCACTTGGACCCGAAGGTTTTGCAGGAGCACTTGGACCCCGGGGACTAGCAGGACTGGCAGGAGCAATTGGCGCAATTGGCCCCGAAGGACTGGCAGGAGCGCTTGGACCCCAGGGACTAGCAGGACTGACAGGAGCAATTGGCGCAGCTGGACCAGAAGGTGGAGTATTAGGCTTTGCAGATTTTTTTGCCTTAATGCCTCCTGATAATGCAGCAACTGTTGCTCCCGACACGGATGTAAGTTTTCCGCAAGATGGTCCAAACAGTGGGACTGAAATTACCCGTGTAAATGCGAGCTCATTTAACTTGGCTGCAATTGGCACTTATCAGGTTTTGTTTCAGGTAGGTGTAAATGAGCCGGGTCAACTCATTTTAACGCTCAATGGCGCTGACCTGCCTTATACGGTGGTCGGGCGTGCAACAGGAACTTCTCAAATAGTAGGAATGGCTCTTGTGCAAACTTCGGTCATTAATTCAGTTCTCACAGTTCGAAATCCTGCCGGCAATGCCGCGGCACTCACGATCACTCCATTAGCTGGAGGAACAAGGTCAGTTTCCGCACACCTTGTTATTACGCAGATCGCATAA
- a CDS encoding DUF72 domain-containing protein: MKDFREQLGDIPVVVEFRHEEWIDERIFELLEDEGLGYVCVDEPQFKTLVPPMPLSCTNRTAAEQKKGSSGFFVCKELKNGQKMSIF, from the coding sequence TTGAAGGATTTCAGGGAGCAGTTGGGGGATATTCCTGTAGTAGTTGAGTTCCGCCATGAAGAGTGGATCGATGAGCGGATATTCGAATTGCTGGAAGACGAGGGACTTGGCTATGTCTGCGTGGACGAGCCGCAGTTTAAGACACTCGTGCCTCCGATGCCTTTGAGTTGTACGAATAGAACCGCCGCTGAGCAAAAAAAGGGCAGCAGCGGTTTTTTTGTGTGTAAAGAATTAAAAAATGGACAAAAAATGAGTATTTTTTAA
- a CDS encoding glycoside hydrolase 43 family protein, with amino-acid sequence MSTTMNLNNSQPWVSDQGDGTFINPVLHADYSDPDVIRVGEDFYMTASSFSHLPGLPILHSKDLINWKLINHVMQSMDLPGYDKPHHGKGVWAPSIRFHNGKFWIYYGDPDVGIFMTTADDPAGQWTPLHLVKEGKGLIDTCPFWDEDGQAYLVHAFAHSRCGIKSKLNLCRMSLDGKSLLDDGQIIFDGTVTHPTLEGPKMYKRNGYYYMFAPAGGVPTGWQMILRSKSVFGPYEDRIVLHQGDSPVNGPHQGGWVELDSGESWFLHFQDKDAYGRIIHLQPVNWVDDWPLMGEDSNGDGIGEPVLRFKKPDVGREYPVETPVTSDGFDDAVLGLQWQWQANPKADWYKLGERQSHLRLYAAPLPSDAATLYDVPQLLLQKFPALRFQATAKLDCHAMVQGDKAGLIIFGYSYAYLGLRRSSDEDGGGLILFRAEGDAKQETVLWYTEAAVETVYLRVSVEENALCSFSFSTDGTNFTAVDGPAFQAREGHWVGAKAGLFAIHDGTQQGAGGFIDVDWFQVTGL; translated from the coding sequence ATGAGCACGACAATGAATCTAAATAATAGTCAACCATGGGTGTCGGACCAAGGAGACGGCACGTTTATCAATCCGGTTCTTCATGCCGATTATTCGGACCCTGACGTAATCAGAGTCGGAGAAGATTTCTATATGACGGCCTCAAGCTTCAGTCATCTGCCGGGACTGCCTATCCTGCACTCGAAGGATCTGATTAACTGGAAACTGATCAATCACGTTATGCAGAGTATGGATTTGCCGGGTTATGATAAGCCGCATCACGGTAAAGGCGTTTGGGCTCCGAGCATCCGGTTCCACAATGGCAAATTCTGGATATATTATGGTGATCCGGACGTCGGTATATTCATGACTACTGCTGATGACCCGGCGGGGCAATGGACGCCACTCCACTTGGTTAAGGAAGGGAAGGGATTGATCGATACTTGTCCGTTCTGGGATGAAGACGGTCAGGCTTATCTGGTGCACGCTTTCGCGCACAGCCGCTGCGGGATCAAAAGCAAATTAAACCTTTGCCGGATGTCTCTCGACGGAAAGAGTCTGCTTGATGACGGACAAATTATTTTCGACGGCACCGTTACCCATCCGACATTGGAAGGACCCAAGATGTATAAACGGAACGGGTATTACTATATGTTCGCACCGGCCGGCGGAGTCCCGACAGGCTGGCAGATGATTCTGCGTTCGAAGTCGGTATTCGGTCCGTACGAGGATCGGATCGTCCTTCATCAAGGAGATTCACCGGTGAACGGCCCCCACCAAGGCGGGTGGGTGGAGCTGGATTCGGGTGAATCATGGTTCCTTCATTTCCAGGATAAGGATGCGTATGGCCGCATTATACACCTGCAGCCTGTCAACTGGGTAGATGATTGGCCGTTGATGGGTGAAGACAGTAACGGTGACGGTATCGGCGAACCGGTGCTGCGGTTCAAGAAACCGGATGTAGGAAGGGAATATCCGGTAGAAACACCGGTCACTTCTGACGGGTTCGATGATGCGGTGCTCGGCCTTCAGTGGCAATGGCAGGCAAACCCGAAAGCTGATTGGTATAAGCTTGGAGAAAGACAAAGCCATCTGAGACTTTATGCCGCACCGCTTCCCAGCGACGCCGCTACCTTATATGATGTCCCACAGCTGCTTCTGCAGAAATTCCCCGCTCTCCGCTTTCAAGCGACGGCAAAGCTTGATTGTCATGCGATGGTCCAGGGAGACAAAGCTGGACTCATTATCTTCGGCTATAGCTATGCTTATTTGGGACTTCGGCGCAGCTCAGACGAAGACGGCGGTGGCCTCATACTATTCAGGGCGGAAGGGGACGCCAAGCAGGAGACCGTATTATGGTACACGGAAGCTGCAGTCGAAACGGTCTATCTTCGGGTCTCGGTTGAGGAAAATGCATTATGCTCGTTCAGCTTCAGCACAGACGGGACAAACTTCACAGCTGTTGACGGGCCTGCGTTCCAGGCTAGAGAAGGGCACTGGGTCGGTGCGAAAGCCGGTTTGTTCGCGATCCATGACGGAACGCAGCAGGGCGCGGGCGGATTCATCGACGTTGATTGGTTTCAAGTTACAGGGTTGTAA